A region of Porites lutea chromosome 13, jaPorLute2.1, whole genome shotgun sequence DNA encodes the following proteins:
- the LOC140922522 gene encoding uncharacterized protein: protein MWFESHSRAGCYYRLAFQTDDISLLEFSISRAQSQLTRTANAAADLGLVISAPKTEYITINCCPQPPLEVYGSTINHVQDFKYLGSMMASSSGDLKRRKGLAWTAFWKLERLWRCPNISISTKIKLFNTTCVTVLLYGCESWGGSCRKQWKARSMPLVPHVIELCSTSRELIGCPMLKSMI, encoded by the coding sequence ATGTGGTTTGAATCTCATTCACGCGCCGGTTGTTATTATCGTCTCGCCTTTCAGACAGATGACATCTCCTTGCTTGAGTTCTCCATCTCCCGTGCTCAGTCCCAGCTAACCAGAACTGCCAATGCTGCTGCTGACCTTGGACTTGTCATCAGTGCTCCCAAGACTGAGTATATAACGATCAACTGCTGTCCACAGCCTCCACTAGAAGTATATGGTAGTACAATCAACCATGTACAAGACTTCAAATACCTTGGCTCCATGATGGCATCTAGTAGTGGGGATCTCAAAAGAAGGAAAGGGCTTGCATGGACAGCTTTTTGGAAGCTGGAACGTCTGTGGAGATGCCCTAACATCTCTATCTCCACCAAGATCAAGCTATTTAATACTACCTGTGTCACTGTCCTTCTATATGGCTGTGAGTCGTGGGGTGGGTCCTGTCGAAAGCAATGGAAAGCGAGATCAATGCCTTTGGTACCTCATGTTATAGAATTATGCTCAACATCAAGAGAATTGATAGGGTGTCCAATGCTAAAATCTATGATCTAA